One window of Rhodothermales bacterium genomic DNA carries:
- a CDS encoding carboxypeptidase-like regulatory domain-containing protein → MACALGVVPEARCQDIFGVVTDAETGEPLPGAHVFVAGSLAGTATGTHGRFVLAGLPSGSHRVVASMLGYAPAAVDTMLFSSDLEVNFRLNPRVVPLDGLEVVARTDDRWQKNLERFTREFLGQSRTAGAARIINPEVLDFDRNWWGRLQATASAPLIIENRDLGYRTTYLLKDYDYTPSVLRYDGDPVFEELEPQSREEAEAWAALREQAFRGSFRHFLLALLADSTKEQGFHVYRRPSLNDPNRASMRFPLAPERLLGKADTAGVILRFNGFVEIIYEPELEEPAFLKKMGTFRAPAAQTSWIRLSDGPTLIDWLGTVVDPYGVTVYGYLAFERVGDELPKEYRPPGIHLKTAPPSPD, encoded by the coding sequence ATGGCGTGTGCTCTTGGGGTCGTGCCGGAGGCCCGCTGCCAGGACATTTTCGGCGTGGTTACGGACGCCGAGACCGGCGAGCCCTTGCCTGGAGCCCATGTGTTTGTGGCCGGATCCCTCGCCGGCACAGCGACAGGAACGCACGGGAGATTCGTGCTGGCGGGCCTTCCCTCGGGCTCCCATCGTGTGGTGGCTTCCATGCTCGGTTACGCCCCGGCGGCCGTCGACACGATGCTGTTCTCGTCGGATCTCGAGGTCAATTTCAGGCTCAACCCCCGTGTGGTTCCGCTGGATGGCCTCGAGGTAGTGGCCCGGACGGACGATCGCTGGCAGAAGAACCTGGAACGGTTTACACGCGAGTTTCTGGGCCAATCCCGAACGGCCGGAGCTGCCCGCATCATCAATCCGGAGGTTCTGGACTTTGATCGCAACTGGTGGGGTCGGCTGCAGGCAACCGCGTCGGCCCCCCTGATCATTGAGAATCGTGACCTGGGGTACCGCACCACCTATCTCCTGAAGGACTACGATTACACGCCCAGTGTACTTCGATATGACGGGGACCCCGTGTTTGAGGAGCTCGAGCCGCAATCCCGCGAGGAGGCGGAGGCCTGGGCTGCCCTGCGCGAGCAGGCGTTTCGGGGCAGTTTCCGGCACTTTCTCCTTGCCCTCCTGGCGGACTCGACCAAAGAGCAGGGCTTCCACGTGTACCGGAGACCGTCGCTGAATGACCCCAATCGCGCATCGATGCGCTTTCCGCTCGCCCCTGAGCGCCTGCTTGGCAAGGCAGACACCGCCGGTGTCATCCTGCGATTCAACGGATTTGTGGAGATCATCTACGAGCCGGAGCTGGAAGAGCCTGCCTTCCTGAAGAAAATGGGCACCTTTCGAGCCCCGGCCGCGCAAACCTCCTGGATCCGCCTGTCCGACGGGCCGACGCTCATCGACTGGCTGGGCACGGTCGTCGATCCGTACGGAGTCACCGTCTACGGGTATCTTGCATTTGAGCGGGTGGGCGATGAGCTCCCGAAGGAGTACCGCCCTCCCGGTATCCACCTGAAAACGGCACCACCCTCCCCTGACTGA
- a CDS encoding CRTAC1 family protein, with amino-acid sequence MTPRRPSVLLLLIALAAGCAPAVPEPGSEEYLEALGAFYGGVAAMQIGDDLRARARLEVVTEIVPSESAAWANQTLLALRRGETDAAAVAASEAMDGASDARVALIVAHASLAVGDTASAVAQLEGVSAHSPRTLVLLAQLRPDAAAGLLEQASDLAPANTALMMARVNAGLEVPGLRGALLERPHPDPDVLQEELSGLDGSSEATMARLTNVLMRADWYRADLDAIESPPELVAPPLETPLALSPPPNRVAPADLQLVMRADPIPVTDAGWTWSAPAFVGDSETPSVLLARGRVLSLPDGTEVRLTDAPGSGTAVQDLDQDYLMDLAVAGPSGVTVFRQTPAGSFTESQGATPVTTAARGVWAFDVDMEGDLDLLVALEDGGLRVLQNLGDGTFVLDRLVGDVLVRDLKWADLDADGDPDLAVLADNGSLQWHENLRNGRWAAPETLGQDVVAVGLDDGNADGRFELAAVTEQGVLRLSPGEQAEAAVVEGALPPGVTELMLVELDNNGAVDWVLQAGTSVHVYLTDSDGTLRALDPIVGFTMDGAAALTEAGGPALVGRGAQGEALAYLPDGLAGYQWKRIRPRTAEVLGDRRINTFAVGGEVELRSGLLYQKRPIDGFLVHFGLGDNLLTEVARITWPNGDIQVEFDLLSDETVLAQQRLKGSCPWVFAVGTEGVATFITDFIWRSPLGLRINAQETAGIAATEDRILIPGSALAERDELLEVRITAELWETHFFDYVGLMAVDHPTGTEVRLDERFAFPPPDGRTHLFEAMGPMASVLDARGNPADGAALSRDDTYVPGPERARYQGIAHDHTLEMVLPDSAPANAVFVGFGWVRPTDSSINVAVDQAAREVPTSLQLEIPDGRGGWSTVRRDLGFPSGKQKTVILELADLWLPGAERRFRLRTNLEVYWDQLGWAAPSGDRPVERMLPLSSATLRFRGFSRVEAADRVSPELPQYDQLVATRPIWRDLEGYHTRFGDVLELLRAVEDRYVIMNAGDELVLRFEALDPPADGFTRNYVLVGDGWVKDGDLNTTFSTTVLPLPSHETTAYDTPPRGLEQDPVYRRHPGDWQRYHTRYVAPDRFNRAMTGRD; translated from the coding sequence ATGACGCCACGGCGCCCTTCCGTTCTGCTTCTGCTGATTGCGCTTGCTGCCGGATGTGCGCCTGCCGTCCCGGAACCGGGTTCGGAGGAGTATCTGGAGGCGCTCGGTGCCTTCTACGGCGGCGTGGCAGCGATGCAGATCGGGGATGACCTGCGTGCCCGCGCGCGCCTTGAGGTGGTGACCGAAATCGTACCGTCCGAATCGGCGGCCTGGGCCAACCAGACACTCCTGGCTTTGCGGCGCGGAGAGACCGACGCCGCCGCTGTGGCAGCGTCGGAGGCCATGGACGGGGCTTCGGATGCACGTGTCGCATTGATTGTCGCCCACGCCAGTCTCGCCGTCGGCGACACGGCCTCGGCCGTGGCCCAACTGGAGGGTGTTTCTGCGCATTCCCCCCGCACGCTCGTTCTGCTTGCGCAGCTCCGGCCTGATGCAGCTGCCGGGCTGCTCGAGCAGGCTTCGGATCTGGCACCCGCCAACACGGCCCTGATGATGGCCAGGGTTAATGCGGGATTGGAGGTTCCGGGTTTAAGGGGGGCCTTGCTCGAACGGCCTCATCCAGACCCTGACGTTCTGCAGGAGGAGCTCTCCGGGCTCGACGGCAGTTCCGAAGCGACCATGGCCCGGCTTACCAACGTGCTCATGCGGGCTGACTGGTATCGCGCGGATCTGGACGCGATAGAAAGTCCGCCCGAGCTGGTGGCGCCTCCCCTCGAGACACCCCTGGCCCTTTCTCCGCCGCCCAACCGGGTGGCCCCGGCCGACCTGCAACTCGTCATGCGGGCTGATCCCATCCCGGTCACCGATGCGGGGTGGACCTGGTCGGCTCCCGCGTTTGTAGGCGACTCCGAGACTCCTTCCGTGTTGCTCGCCCGCGGCCGCGTGCTCTCGCTTCCCGACGGCACTGAGGTGCGGCTGACGGATGCTCCCGGTTCAGGGACTGCCGTGCAGGATCTGGATCAGGACTACCTCATGGACCTGGCAGTGGCGGGTCCATCCGGCGTTACCGTGTTCAGGCAGACTCCTGCAGGCTCATTCACCGAGAGTCAGGGTGCGACTCCCGTGACGACGGCGGCCCGGGGGGTGTGGGCGTTTGATGTGGATATGGAGGGCGACCTCGATCTGCTCGTCGCCCTGGAGGACGGTGGATTGCGCGTGCTCCAGAACCTGGGAGACGGCACCTTTGTCCTGGATCGACTGGTGGGCGATGTCCTGGTGCGTGACCTAAAATGGGCGGACCTGGATGCCGACGGCGACCCTGACCTGGCGGTCCTGGCTGACAACGGATCGCTGCAATGGCACGAGAACCTGCGCAACGGGCGCTGGGCGGCCCCGGAAACGCTCGGTCAGGACGTTGTGGCCGTCGGCCTTGACGACGGCAATGCCGACGGAAGATTCGAGCTTGCCGCGGTCACCGAGCAGGGAGTGCTGCGACTTTCACCCGGTGAGCAGGCGGAGGCGGCGGTGGTTGAAGGCGCCCTTCCCCCCGGCGTGACGGAGCTCATGCTGGTTGAGTTGGACAACAACGGGGCCGTGGACTGGGTGCTTCAGGCTGGAACCAGCGTGCACGTTTACCTCACGGACTCGGACGGCACGCTGCGTGCGCTCGATCCGATTGTCGGATTTACGATGGACGGAGCGGCTGCCCTAACCGAGGCCGGTGGCCCGGCGCTGGTAGGGCGAGGTGCGCAGGGCGAGGCCCTGGCGTACCTGCCTGACGGCCTCGCCGGATATCAGTGGAAACGCATTCGCCCGCGCACGGCCGAGGTTCTCGGAGACCGCAGAATCAACACATTCGCCGTGGGCGGCGAGGTGGAGCTTCGTTCCGGACTCCTGTATCAGAAGCGGCCGATCGATGGCTTCCTGGTTCACTTCGGCCTCGGAGACAACCTGCTCACCGAAGTAGCCCGCATCACGTGGCCCAACGGCGACATCCAGGTGGAATTTGATCTGCTGTCGGACGAAACCGTGTTGGCGCAGCAGCGGCTCAAAGGATCATGTCCGTGGGTCTTTGCGGTGGGAACAGAAGGCGTGGCGACTTTCATCACCGACTTTATCTGGCGCTCGCCGCTGGGCCTGCGGATCAACGCACAGGAAACGGCGGGCATTGCGGCGACCGAGGACAGGATCCTGATCCCTGGCTCCGCGCTTGCCGAACGAGACGAATTGTTGGAGGTCCGGATCACCGCGGAGCTGTGGGAGACTCATTTCTTTGACTACGTCGGGCTGATGGCGGTGGACCACCCCACGGGCACCGAGGTTAGGCTGGACGAGCGGTTCGCATTTCCGCCGCCCGACGGCCGAACGCACCTGTTTGAGGCCATGGGTCCGATGGCCTCTGTACTGGATGCCCGCGGAAACCCGGCAGACGGCGCGGCCCTGTCGCGTGACGACACCTATGTGCCCGGACCGGAAAGGGCTCGCTACCAGGGCATCGCCCATGATCACACCCTGGAGATGGTGCTCCCGGATTCCGCGCCGGCGAATGCAGTGTTCGTAGGCTTTGGATGGGTGCGACCCACGGATAGCTCCATCAACGTGGCCGTGGACCAGGCCGCCCGCGAGGTGCCGACCAGTCTGCAACTTGAGATTCCCGACGGCCGCGGAGGGTGGTCCACCGTGCGGCGGGATCTCGGATTCCCGTCAGGCAAGCAAAAAACCGTCATTCTTGAGCTTGCCGACCTGTGGCTGCCCGGTGCGGAGCGGCGCTTTCGCCTGCGCACGAATCTGGAGGTCTACTGGGACCAGCTTGGTTGGGCTGCTCCGTCTGGCGATCGGCCAGTGGAACGCATGCTGCCCCTGTCCTCCGCTACCCTGCGATTTCGAGGATTCTCGCGCGTTGAGGCCGCCGACCGCGTGTCTCCCGAGTTGCCCCAGTACGATCAACTCGTCGCGACACGGCCCATCTGGCGGGACCTGGAGGGCTACCACACACGGTTTGGGGACGTCCTGGAGTTGCTCCGGGCCGTAGAGGATCGATACGTCATCATGAATGCGGGCGATGAACTCGTGCTTCGCTTCGAGGCCCTGGATCCACCCGCCGATGGATTTACGCGCAACTACGTGTTGGTCGGGGACGGCTGGGTCAAGGACGGCGACCTGAATACCACCTTCTCTACAACCGTCCTGCCACTCCCCAGCCACGAAACAACCGCATACGACACGCCGCCCCGTGGTCTCGAGCAGGATCCGGTGTATCGCAGGCATCCGGGCGATTGGCAGCGCTACCACACCCGATACGTGGCACCGGACCGGTTCAATCGCGCGATGACTGGGCGGGATTAG
- a CDS encoding YraN family protein yields MSKTNHVETGRQGEAIAEEYLQGKGYQIMATNYRFERSEVDIVAFQPRERWEDGGDMVFVEVKTRRGTGFGHPEEAVTPEKRKHLIRAARAWLHENRMDRTPARFDVVAITWLPGQEPEIHHIENAFWTF; encoded by the coding sequence ATGAGCAAGACCAATCACGTTGAAACCGGGCGCCAGGGCGAGGCGATTGCAGAGGAGTACCTGCAGGGCAAGGGCTATCAGATCATGGCCACCAACTATCGGTTCGAGCGATCGGAGGTGGACATTGTCGCCTTTCAGCCCAGAGAACGATGGGAGGACGGCGGCGACATGGTCTTCGTGGAAGTAAAGACGCGCCGGGGCACCGGATTCGGGCACCCGGAGGAAGCCGTAACGCCGGAGAAGAGGAAGCACCTGATCCGCGCGGCACGCGCCTGGCTGCACGAGAATCGTATGGATCGTACACCCGCCCGATTCGACGTGGTTGCAATCACCTGGCTGCCCGGGCAGGAGCCCGAGATTCACCACATTGAGAACGCGTTCTGGACCTTCTGA
- a CDS encoding SAM-dependent chlorinase/fluorinase — protein MLTSALLSRASLIGMPAPNGILTLLTDFGTRDAYVAAMKGVVLSVAPEVRIVDITHDIPPQDVMQGAFVLRDSAAHFPPGTVHVSVVDPGVGSARKAVAVGKAGQYFVGPDNGLFSLVLQARPDEAVVLDNPDFWRVPDPSSTFHGRDVFAPAAAHLAAGIPLSELGSPLSQLTPLHWALPIHDEQGIRGWVVHVDRFGNCVTNITREEFIGGRSKRRFKCYAGTVILDDVQPTYAAVSGGDPLLLFNSTDLLEIAVSRGNAAELYGLRTGSPINVVFLDG, from the coding sequence TTGCTAACTTCCGCGCTGCTTTCCCGCGCCTCGCTCATCGGCATGCCCGCTCCCAACGGCATCCTCACGCTGCTCACCGACTTTGGTACCCGCGACGCATACGTCGCGGCGATGAAGGGCGTGGTCCTGTCTGTTGCCCCGGAGGTGCGGATCGTGGATATCACCCACGACATCCCGCCTCAGGATGTGATGCAGGGGGCGTTTGTGCTGCGCGACTCTGCTGCACACTTTCCGCCGGGCACCGTACATGTGTCCGTCGTCGACCCGGGCGTCGGTTCTGCCCGCAAGGCCGTGGCAGTCGGTAAGGCCGGGCAGTACTTCGTGGGTCCCGACAATGGTCTCTTTTCCCTGGTATTGCAGGCCCGGCCGGATGAAGCAGTGGTGCTCGACAACCCCGACTTCTGGCGTGTACCAGACCCGAGCTCCACGTTCCACGGCCGAGATGTCTTTGCACCGGCCGCGGCCCATCTTGCGGCGGGAATCCCCTTGTCCGAATTGGGATCGCCGCTAAGCCAATTGACCCCCCTGCATTGGGCCTTGCCAATTCACGACGAGCAGGGAATTCGGGGCTGGGTGGTCCACGTGGACCGATTCGGGAACTGCGTCACGAACATCACCCGCGAGGAGTTCATCGGCGGCCGATCCAAGCGGCGCTTCAAGTGCTATGCCGGCACCGTCATCCTGGATGACGTGCAGCCGACTTACGCCGCCGTTTCAGGGGGCGACCCACTCCTGCTTTTCAATAGCACTGACCTGCTCGAAATTGCGGTTTCCCGCGGAAACGCTGCCGAACTGTACGGACTGCGCACCGGGTCACCCATCAATGTAGTCTTCCTGGATGGCTAA
- a CDS encoding HAMP domain-containing histidine kinase: MKAYRMSVNLKLGLIVFAVAIAVASLWYTNSLAEQLREREQSIIELWAMALAQVPRAAAQGINPYEQELRDLNRLLATGEMMDAAGQPLSRTQRETLRRAVVWSQGMPPVNDLTFILEAFMEPDFGIPHILVDSTDGSAIGWRNVPIEGASLTAMAPPDSARAATVLARLQRDMMAQHDPIRIDLSYGTPTGETIQWVQYMLYGESALVRDLRRFPFVQLLFVALFVLVGYLSFSYVRRSEQSSLWVGMAKEAAHQLGTPISSLMGWLEVLRMPDVGREQEQTAFGEIEKDIARLERVTARFSDIGSLPKLEVQPVDPVVENIVGYMRHRLPTRGRAIQLTTDLDRGLRASLNPELFEWVIENLIKNAMDAIEGDKGAIQVRGRRFEDRIRVDVADTGKGIDRRDANHVFKPGYSTKKRGWGLGLSLAKRIVEDYHGGTLTLVASKPGEGSTFRIEIPAA; encoded by the coding sequence ATGAAGGCATACAGAATGTCGGTCAACCTCAAACTGGGGTTGATCGTATTTGCGGTCGCCATTGCGGTGGCGTCGCTGTGGTACACCAATTCGCTGGCTGAGCAGCTTCGCGAAAGGGAGCAATCCATCATCGAGCTGTGGGCGATGGCCCTTGCGCAGGTACCACGCGCTGCAGCGCAGGGCATCAACCCGTATGAGCAGGAACTGCGGGACCTGAATCGTCTGCTGGCAACGGGCGAAATGATGGACGCCGCGGGGCAGCCGCTCAGCAGGACGCAGCGAGAGACACTTCGCCGGGCCGTCGTATGGTCTCAGGGTATGCCTCCCGTGAACGACCTGACGTTCATCCTGGAGGCCTTCATGGAGCCCGACTTCGGGATTCCACACATCCTCGTGGACTCCACGGACGGCAGCGCCATCGGTTGGCGCAACGTGCCGATCGAGGGCGCGAGCCTGACCGCCATGGCGCCACCGGACTCGGCGCGAGCAGCAACGGTCCTGGCTCGCTTGCAACGGGACATGATGGCGCAGCATGATCCCATTCGCATCGACTTGAGCTACGGGACCCCCACCGGGGAGACCATCCAGTGGGTGCAGTACATGCTGTACGGGGAGAGTGCGCTGGTTCGAGATCTGAGGCGTTTTCCCTTCGTCCAGTTGCTCTTTGTGGCGTTGTTCGTGCTGGTAGGGTACCTCAGTTTTTCCTACGTGCGACGTAGTGAGCAGTCCAGCCTCTGGGTGGGGATGGCCAAGGAGGCTGCGCATCAGTTGGGCACCCCCATCTCCAGTCTCATGGGCTGGCTCGAAGTTCTGCGCATGCCGGACGTCGGGCGGGAGCAGGAGCAGACCGCGTTTGGAGAGATTGAAAAGGACATCGCCCGCCTGGAGCGTGTGACGGCACGCTTCTCCGACATCGGTTCACTGCCGAAGCTGGAGGTGCAGCCTGTCGACCCCGTCGTCGAGAATATTGTAGGGTACATGCGCCACCGACTCCCGACTCGAGGTCGGGCCATTCAGCTCACGACGGATCTTGATCGGGGGCTGCGCGCGAGCCTGAATCCCGAGTTGTTTGAGTGGGTGATCGAGAACCTGATCAAGAACGCCATGGATGCCATTGAGGGCGATAAAGGCGCGATTCAGGTTCGGGGCAGGCGCTTTGAGGATCGCATACGCGTGGATGTGGCCGACACCGGCAAGGGCATCGATCGGCGGGACGCCAACCATGTCTTCAAGCCAGGATACAGTACCAAGAAGCGGGGTTGGGGGCTCGGACTGAGCCTGGCAAAGCGCATTGTCGAGGATTACCACGGCGGCACGCTTACGCTCGTCGCCTCGAAACCCGGAGAGGGCTCGACCTTCCGGATTGAGATCCCCGCGGCCTGA
- a CDS encoding adenylosuccinate synthase: MPVTVVIGSQWGDEGKGKLVDLLSAEVDIVARYQGGANAGHTICIGDETHVLHLVPSGIFHDGVQCVIGNGVVIDPVAVMDEIRMIRQLGIRVEGRLFISHNAHLIMPYHKRIEQVRERARDAGAIGTTGRGIGPAYVDKFARTGIRVVDLLDRDVLRRKLTTAIQEKNAILREVYKEEELDVEAIIEEYVEFDQLIDPFVTDTTQLLGDGLAAGKHVLAEGAQGSLLDVDHGTYPFVTSSHPTAGGACTGLGIPPTEVNRVIAIVKAYTTRVGNGPFPTELEDATGELLRKNGHEFGATTGRPRRCGWLDLVALNYTSRINGFTELAITKLDVLSGIDALKVATRYRQGDGKVNTRFPSHLEGLQNASPEYQELPGWQEDITEVASYDDLPDTARSYLQFVSENLNVPISYVSTGPKRSQTIAIDGVTA, from the coding sequence ATGCCGGTAACGGTTGTAATCGGAAGCCAGTGGGGTGACGAGGGCAAAGGAAAGCTCGTCGACCTGCTTTCCGCGGAAGTAGACATCGTAGCGCGCTACCAGGGTGGGGCCAACGCCGGCCACACGATCTGCATCGGTGATGAGACGCACGTGCTCCACCTGGTGCCGAGCGGCATCTTCCATGACGGCGTGCAGTGCGTCATCGGCAACGGCGTGGTGATCGACCCCGTGGCCGTCATGGACGAGATTCGCATGATCCGTCAGCTGGGCATTCGCGTGGAGGGTCGTCTGTTCATCTCCCACAATGCCCACCTGATCATGCCGTACCACAAGCGCATCGAGCAGGTGCGTGAGCGGGCTCGTGATGCGGGTGCCATCGGCACGACTGGCCGTGGCATCGGACCGGCCTACGTAGACAAGTTCGCCCGGACGGGCATTCGGGTCGTTGATCTGCTTGACCGGGACGTGCTGCGTCGCAAGCTGACCACGGCCATCCAGGAGAAGAATGCCATCCTTCGCGAGGTGTACAAGGAGGAAGAGCTGGACGTCGAGGCCATCATCGAGGAGTACGTCGAGTTTGACCAGCTCATCGACCCCTTTGTCACGGATACCACCCAACTCCTGGGCGATGGACTTGCTGCCGGCAAACACGTGCTCGCTGAAGGGGCGCAGGGCTCGCTGCTCGACGTGGATCACGGGACGTACCCGTTCGTGACGTCCAGTCATCCGACTGCGGGAGGGGCGTGCACCGGTCTGGGCATTCCGCCGACCGAAGTGAACCGCGTCATCGCCATCGTGAAGGCGTACACCACGCGCGTCGGAAACGGCCCCTTCCCGACAGAGCTTGAAGACGCGACCGGAGAATTGCTTCGCAAGAACGGCCACGAGTTCGGGGCCACTACCGGCCGCCCCAGGCGGTGTGGGTGGCTGGACCTCGTTGCGCTCAACTACACATCGCGCATCAACGGCTTCACCGAGTTGGCGATCACAAAGCTCGATGTGCTTTCCGGAATTGACGCGCTAAAGGTTGCCACGCGCTACCGGCAGGGAGACGGCAAGGTCAACACGCGATTCCCGAGCCATCTCGAAGGGCTTCAGAACGCATCGCCCGAATACCAGGAGTTGCCTGGGTGGCAGGAAGACATCACGGAGGTCGCTTCGTACGATGACCTGCCCGACACGGCGCGGTCCTACCTCCAGTTTGTGTCCGAAAACCTGAACGTGCCCATTTCGTACGTCTCGACCGGACCCAAGCGCTCCCAGACCATCGCCATAGACGGAGTCACCGCCTGA